Proteins encoded together in one Plectropomus leopardus isolate mb chromosome 19, YSFRI_Pleo_2.0, whole genome shotgun sequence window:
- the LOC121959103 gene encoding heat-stable enterotoxin receptor-like, which translates to MGTGLWLLCLLVILAASCRGIRQCLGGISINVILLHDEESPWSLKFVKREILKALETDSSINAAEDVGFNLTATYSGLNTTFYRQGGCQSTTCEGVDELKKLIVKSVGCAMLGPICTYATYQMFDAEKGLKVDTPILSAGSFGPSCDYTLNLQRLLPPARKISDFFIHFWINNNIIKPQWKTAYVYKKQSNTEDCFW; encoded by the exons ATGGGAACAGGTTTGtggctgttgtgtttgttggtgATTCTTGCTGCTTCATGTCGGGGCATCAGACAGTGTCTGGGTGGAATATCGATCAATGTGATCCTTCTGCATGATGAAGAATCTCCCTGGAGTCTGAAGTTTGTGAAAAGAGAAATACTTAAGGCTTTAGAGACGGATTCAAGCATCAATGCTGCCGAAG ATGTTGGGTTTAATCTCACGGCTACCTACAGCGGGTTAAACACAACCTTTTATCGACAAGGTGGCTGCCAGAGCACCACATGTGAGGGAGTGGACGAGCTCAAGAAACTGATAGTGA AATCCGTGGGATGTGCCATGCTTGGGCCCATCTGCACCTATGCTACCTACCAAATGTTTGA tgCAGAAAAAGGTCTGAAGGTTGATACGCCCATCCTTTCAGCAGGAAGCTTTGGTCCCTCCTGCGACTACACACTCAACCTGCAGCGCCTCCTGCCACCAGCACGCAAGATCTCTGactttttcatccatttttggataaacaacaacatcatcaaacCTCAATGGAAGACAGCCTATGTTTACAAGAAACAGAGCAACACTGAGGACTGCTTTTGGTGA
- the csdc2a gene encoding cold shock domain-containing protein C2a yields the protein MSDPDASSPAEHPLPLTSPQTPLQLSFPFLREGSRVWERERKPPQPGELPSPLPTKRTRTYSATVRAKSGPVFRGVCKNFSRSQGHGFIRPSHGGEDIFVHISDIDGEYVPMEGDEVTYKVCPIPPKNQKIQAVEVVLTHLNPGTKHETWSGQIISS from the exons ATGTCAGACCCAGATGCCTCGTCGCCGGCGGAGCACCCGCTCCCACTCACCTCGCCTCAGACCCCGCTGCAGCTCTCCTTCCCCTTCCTGAGGGAGGGCAGTCGGGtttgggagagggagaggaaaccGCCGCAGCCCGGAGAGCTGCCTAGCCCGTTGCCCACTAAACGCACCCGCACATACTCAGC GACAGTGCGAGCCAAATCAGGTCCAGTGTTTAGAGGGGTGTGTAAAAACTTCTCCAGGTCTCAGGGTCATGGATTCATCCGCCCCTCTCACGGAGGAGAGGACATCTTTGTCCACATCTCTGA CATTGATGGAGAGTACGTGCCTATGGAGGGGGACGAGGTCACGTACAAAGTGTGCCCCATCCCTCCCAAAAACCAGAAGATCCAGGCTGTCGAGGTGGTGCTCACCCACCTGAATCCAGGCACCAAGCACGAGACCTGGTCAGGCCAGATCATCAGCTCCTAG